From a region of the Pseudanabaena sp. ABRG5-3 genome:
- a CDS encoding glycosyltransferase family 4 protein: MHIAWLGKKSPACGNVTYSREITNALLDRGHRVSFLHFAPESDSENADHEEFDENSQEAQDVALPFLYKSTIYTVPSLRANKILVDSLRSLKPDLVHASLAISPLDFRLPEICAELDLPLVATFHQPFDVKRRNLASSTQQLTYQIYAPSLADYNQVIIFSNIQKELLNKLGVPNTRIAIIPNGVDSDRYSPGPSNIKEELKADVLFLYQGRLAAEKNVEALLKAWRKCRMPKGCKLAIVGTGPLLAGLKAFYGNDPSIVWMGYIADEQRRIEILRGTDVFILPSLVEGLSLSLLEAMSCGVACIATDVGADGEVVEKGAGIILDSHKVTSQLCTLLPLFVDHPEMAKIIGIKARQRVLDRYTLVKNIDRLEVLYEQTMSQQWVRVSAF, translated from the coding sequence ATGCATATTGCATGGTTAGGTAAGAAATCGCCTGCTTGTGGCAACGTGACCTATAGTCGCGAAATTACAAATGCGTTACTTGATCGCGGTCATCGCGTCAGTTTTCTCCATTTTGCGCCTGAGTCGGATAGTGAAAATGCCGATCATGAGGAATTCGACGAAAATTCTCAAGAAGCGCAGGATGTAGCCTTGCCATTTCTCTACAAATCCACAATTTACACGGTTCCATCACTACGGGCTAATAAAATTTTGGTCGATTCTTTGCGATCGCTAAAGCCCGATCTCGTTCATGCCTCCCTTGCGATATCCCCCCTCGATTTCCGCCTGCCAGAAATTTGTGCGGAGCTAGATTTACCCCTTGTGGCAACCTTTCATCAACCGTTTGATGTTAAACGGCGTAATCTTGCATCTAGCACTCAGCAACTTACTTATCAGATTTATGCGCCATCCTTGGCAGATTACAATCAAGTTATTATTTTTTCTAATATTCAAAAGGAACTCCTCAACAAATTAGGCGTTCCCAATACCAGAATTGCGATTATTCCTAATGGTGTTGATAGCGATCGCTATTCCCCTGGACCTTCAAATATCAAGGAAGAACTCAAGGCTGATGTGCTATTTCTCTATCAGGGGAGACTAGCTGCTGAAAAAAATGTAGAGGCTCTGCTTAAGGCATGGCGTAAATGCCGAATGCCTAAGGGCTGTAAATTAGCGATCGTGGGGACTGGTCCTCTTTTAGCAGGGCTCAAAGCTTTTTATGGTAATGATCCTAGTATTGTCTGGATGGGATATATTGCCGATGAACAAAGACGCATTGAGATTTTGCGTGGTACGGATGTGTTTATTTTACCTTCGCTAGTGGAAGGTTTATCACTGTCTCTATTAGAAGCAATGTCCTGTGGTGTGGCTTGTATTGCCACAGATGTGGGGGCTGATGGTGAAGTAGTTGAAAAGGGTGCAGGGATTATTCTTGATTCGCACAAGGTGACTTCACAACTTTGTACGCTGTTACCACTATTTGTCGATCATCCAGAGATGGCAAAGATCATTGGTATCAAAGCAAGACAAAGGGTTTTAGATCGCTATACGTTAGTTAAAAATATTGATCGTTTAGAAGTCCTATATGAACAAACTATGAGTCAGCAGTGGGTAAGAGTTAGCGCTTTCTAA
- the miaB gene encoding tRNA (N6-isopentenyl adenosine(37)-C2)-methylthiotransferase MiaB — MTAQKYHIVTFGCQMNKADSERMAGVLEDMGYQSTEESEEADLILYNTCSIRDNAEQKVYSYLGRQAKRKRENPNLTLVVAGCVAQQEGEALLRRVPELDLVMGPQHVNRLGDLLEQVFNGNQVAATEEAYIEEDITTPRRNSSVSAWVNVIYGCNENCTYCIVPSVRGREQSRTPEVIRKEIEGLAAQGYKEITLLGQNIDAYGRDLPAGGIGAGVGGKITFTDLLYYVHDVEGIDRIRYATSHPRYFSSRLIKACAELPKVCEHFHIPFQSGDNDILKAMARGYTHERYRRIIDDIRAVMPDAAITADAIVAFPGETEEQFERTVQLVNDIGFDLVNTAAYSPRPGTPAAVWENQLSEEIKSDRLQRLNHAVNQNAALRSQRYAGRIEEIMIEGTNHKDPHQVMGRTRTNRIAFTENTTGKSLAELIGQTVSIKITEVRPFSLTGVIC, encoded by the coding sequence ATGACTGCTCAGAAATATCACATCGTCACCTTCGGCTGCCAAATGAACAAAGCCGACTCCGAACGCATGGCAGGCGTTTTGGAAGATATGGGCTATCAGTCAACCGAGGAAAGCGAAGAAGCCGACCTGATTTTGTATAACACTTGCAGCATTCGCGACAATGCCGAGCAGAAGGTTTATTCGTACTTAGGTAGACAAGCAAAGCGCAAACGCGAAAATCCTAACTTAACTCTAGTTGTTGCTGGTTGTGTCGCTCAACAGGAAGGTGAGGCACTACTGAGACGAGTACCTGAGCTTGACCTCGTGATGGGACCTCAGCATGTCAACCGTCTTGGCGATCTTTTGGAACAGGTTTTTAATGGCAATCAAGTTGCCGCTACCGAAGAAGCCTATATCGAAGAAGACATCACCACACCTCGCCGCAATAGCTCCGTATCGGCTTGGGTCAATGTCATTTATGGCTGTAACGAAAACTGCACCTATTGCATCGTCCCCTCAGTACGTGGGCGCGAACAATCCCGCACCCCTGAAGTGATCCGCAAGGAAATTGAGGGACTCGCAGCTCAGGGCTACAAAGAAATTACCTTGCTTGGTCAAAATATTGATGCCTATGGACGCGACCTTCCCGCAGGTGGTATTGGTGCTGGCGTTGGTGGCAAGATTACCTTTACGGACTTACTCTATTACGTCCATGACGTGGAGGGGATCGATCGCATTCGATATGCCACGAGTCACCCTCGCTACTTTAGCTCTCGCCTAATTAAGGCATGTGCCGAACTACCCAAGGTTTGCGAACATTTCCATATCCCCTTCCAGTCAGGCGATAACGATATCCTTAAGGCGATGGCTAGGGGCTATACCCATGAGCGTTACCGTCGCATTATCGATGATATCCGTGCGGTGATGCCCGATGCAGCAATTACTGCCGATGCGATCGTTGCGTTTCCGGGAGAAACGGAGGAGCAGTTTGAGCGCACTGTGCAACTGGTCAATGATATTGGCTTTGATCTCGTCAATACGGCTGCCTATTCGCCTCGTCCGGGAACACCTGCGGCGGTTTGGGAAAATCAGTTGAGTGAGGAGATTAAAAGCGATCGCCTCCAACGCCTCAACCATGCCGTTAACCAAAATGCAGCTTTGCGATCGCAGCGTTATGCAGGACGGATCGAAGAAATTATGATCGAAGGCACAAACCATAAAGATCCTCATCAAGTAATGGGACGCACCCGTACCAATCGGATTGCCTTTACAGAAAACACCACAGGTAAATCATTAGCCGAATTAATAGGTCAAACTGTTTCTATAAAAATTACTGAAGTCAGACCCTTCAGTTTGACTGGTGTTATTTGCTAA
- a CDS encoding helix-turn-helix domain-containing protein, with translation MAPYSLDLRQKIVATYEAGNTSIREVAKQFQVATKTVQTLLNQYRETGELNHKPLGSQIKSPLEAHRRENPQNCDRASRLDTMAVL, from the coding sequence ATGGCACCTTACTCACTAGATCTTAGGCAAAAGATCGTAGCAACCTACGAAGCAGGAAATACATCGATTCGTGAAGTAGCTAAGCAATTTCAAGTCGCGACAAAAACAGTGCAAACACTGCTGAATCAATACCGAGAGACAGGAGAACTAAACCACAAACCATTAGGGAGTCAAATCAAAAGTCCGCTCGAAGCCCATCGTAGAGAAAATCCTCAAAATTGCGACAGAGCATCCAGATTGGACACTATGGCAGTACTGTGA
- the fabZ gene encoding 3-hydroxyacyl-ACP dehydratase FabZ, whose product MSTLTEDTKINSTDQSSEPSADLANSAPSQILMIEDIQKLLPHRYPFLLVDRIIEFVPNKSATGIKNVTFNEPFFQGHFPNHPIMPGVLIVEAMAQVGGIVLRHLPGMEDQLSLFAGIDKVRFRRPVVPGDRLTITTELLVARKRFGKMQGRAEVDGQLACEGELMFSLVNL is encoded by the coding sequence ATGTCCACCTTGACCGAAGACACAAAGATAAATAGCACCGATCAAAGCTCTGAGCCTAGTGCAGATCTTGCCAATAGCGCTCCTAGTCAAATTTTGATGATCGAAGATATTCAGAAATTATTACCCCACCGTTATCCATTTCTGCTAGTTGATCGCATTATTGAGTTTGTTCCCAACAAATCTGCAACAGGCATTAAAAATGTCACCTTTAATGAACCTTTCTTTCAAGGGCATTTCCCCAATCATCCGATCATGCCAGGGGTATTAATTGTGGAAGCGATGGCACAGGTAGGCGGTATAGTCCTGAGACATTTACCTGGGATGGAGGATCAACTGTCACTCTTTGCGGGCATTGATAAAGTGCGCTTTCGTCGCCCCGTAGTGCCTGGAGATCGCTTGACTATCACCACCGAATTACTAGTGGCGCGTAAGCGTTTTGGTAAGATGCAGGGGCGTGCAGAAGTTGATGGTCAACTCGCCTGTGAGGGTGAATTGATGTTTTCATTAGTTAATCTCTAG
- the lpxA gene encoding acyl-ACP--UDP-N-acetylglucosamine O-acyltransferase has translation MPVSHAPVSEFIHPTAIVHPDAQLHPTVKVGAYAVIGEQVKIGAHTVIGHHAIVEGRTEIGDRNQIYPGAAIGLDSQDLKYSGADSLVQIGNDNRIREYVTINRANEADEITRIGSGNLLMAYVHVGHNCEIEDRVIIANGVALAGHVHIESYARLSGVLGVHQFVRIGRLSMVGGMSRIERDVPPYILVEGNPSRVRTLNRVGIDRAGLDPETQQLLKGAFRLLYRQDLTLVEALEKLVTFADNPHVQHLRQFLQDSITLSHRRGPIPSRV, from the coding sequence ATGCCTGTGTCTCATGCGCCTGTGTCTGAATTTATTCACCCGACAGCCATAGTGCATCCTGATGCCCAACTCCATCCGACCGTCAAAGTTGGAGCTTATGCCGTCATCGGTGAGCAGGTGAAAATTGGCGCTCATACTGTCATTGGACATCATGCCATTGTCGAGGGGCGTACCGAAATCGGCGATCGCAACCAAATTTACCCAGGTGCAGCGATCGGTCTCGATTCTCAAGATTTGAAATACTCAGGAGCCGATAGTCTTGTCCAGATCGGTAATGACAATCGGATTCGTGAATATGTAACCATTAATCGCGCCAATGAAGCCGATGAGATTACCCGTATTGGTAGTGGTAATTTGTTGATGGCTTATGTCCATGTCGGGCATAACTGCGAAATCGAAGACCGCGTGATTATTGCTAATGGTGTAGCTTTAGCGGGGCATGTTCACATTGAGTCCTATGCCAGACTGAGTGGTGTGCTAGGAGTGCATCAGTTTGTCCGCATTGGTCGTCTGTCAATGGTGGGCGGCATGAGCCGAATTGAGCGTGATGTACCTCCCTATATATTGGTTGAGGGCAATCCATCCCGTGTGCGTACCCTAAATCGAGTGGGGATTGATCGCGCTGGACTAGATCCAGAAACTCAGCAATTGCTAAAGGGGGCATTTCGATTGCTCTATCGTCAAGATCTGACATTAGTAGAAGCTCTCGAAAAATTAGTTACCTTTGCTGATAATCCCCATGTGCAGCATTTGCGCCAATTTCTACAGGATTCGATCACTTTGTCCCATCGACGAGGACCTATTCCTAGTCGAGTTTAA
- a CDS encoding Uma2 family endonuclease, whose translation MIQSLVTSGLVNSDRMSFEEFVEWYPEDGKRYELYRGVVREIMTTGTHEDVIGLLIADLNFEIRQCNLPFSIPNLCSP comes from the coding sequence ATGATCCAATCATTAGTTACAAGCGGATTAGTCAATAGCGATCGCATGAGCTTTGAAGAATTTGTAGAATGGTATCCCGAAGATGGCAAGCGCTATGAACTATATAGAGGAGTAGTTCGAGAAATTATGACCACAGGTACACATGAGGATGTGATCGGCTTGTTGATTGCTGACTTAAATTTTGAAATTCGCCAATGTAATTTACCCTTCTCTATTCCTAACTTATGCTCTCCATAA
- the lpxC gene encoding UDP-3-O-acyl-N-acetylglucosamine deacetylase — translation MLYQQTIATPFSLSGIGLHSGEQVSVTVKPAPIDSGRYFIYGDTKIPADTTVVKASQLSTELRHNGTGVRTVEHLLSALFGMGVHNACIEMSGAELPILDGSALPWVEAIAKVGIETQIEGDRWIPLNEVVTVARGDSFVTAIPADTLRFTYGVDYPSKAIGEQWFSWSPAITDFSKKFATEIAPARTFTLAAYIDQARAAGLIKGGSLDNAIVCDEDRWINPPLRFDNEPCRHKLLDLIGDISLLGFLPRAHILAYKASHNLHAEFALAIAQKASL, via the coding sequence ATGCTTTACCAACAGACGATCGCGACCCCATTTTCGTTGTCGGGGATTGGGCTGCATAGCGGTGAGCAGGTTTCTGTGACTGTAAAGCCTGCCCCCATAGATTCAGGGCGCTATTTCATCTATGGCGATACCAAAATCCCTGCGGATACAACGGTAGTTAAGGCCTCACAGCTCTCCACTGAGTTGCGGCACAATGGTACAGGGGTGCGTACCGTTGAGCATTTGCTCTCCGCCTTATTTGGTATGGGTGTGCATAATGCCTGTATTGAAATGTCGGGCGCAGAGTTACCAATTCTTGATGGTTCAGCTTTGCCTTGGGTGGAAGCGATCGCCAAAGTTGGGATTGAAACACAGATAGAGGGCGATCGCTGGATTCCCTTAAACGAAGTGGTTACAGTGGCTAGAGGTGATAGCTTTGTGACGGCAATTCCTGCGGATACCTTGCGCTTTACTTATGGAGTCGATTATCCAAGTAAGGCAATTGGCGAACAATGGTTTAGCTGGTCACCTGCGATCACAGACTTTAGCAAAAAATTTGCGACAGAAATTGCCCCTGCCCGCACTTTTACCCTCGCGGCCTATATCGATCAAGCTCGTGCCGCAGGGCTAATCAAGGGTGGTAGTCTAGACAATGCGATCGTTTGTGATGAGGATCGCTGGATTAATCCACCCCTACGTTTTGACAATGAACCCTGTCGTCATAAACTTTTAGATCTCATTGGTGACATAAGCTTGCTAGGATTTTTACCTAGGGCGCATATTCTTGCCTACAAAGCAAGTCATAATCTTCATGCTGAATTTGCGCTAGCGATCGCCCAAAAAGCAAGTCTCTGA
- a CDS encoding Mo-dependent nitrogenase C-terminal domain-containing protein — MSSINSTGFGGENPYLGSSQSQASFDLLKPLRKKLDSFEIQKSQTAHLIAKLIPAQCPFERTVKIFGHTLIRIPPLCKLNPLYDEFVYLRFRALCFLADCCGEDISAYC; from the coding sequence ATGTCAAGTATTAATAGCACTGGATTTGGCGGGGAAAACCCATATCTCGGAAGTTCTCAATCTCAAGCATCCTTCGATCTCCTAAAACCTTTACGTAAGAAACTCGACAGCTTTGAAATTCAGAAATCACAGACTGCCCATCTCATTGCCAAGCTAATTCCTGCTCAATGCCCCTTTGAGCGTACAGTTAAAATCTTTGGTCATACTTTGATCCGCATTCCACCCCTTTGTAAGCTTAATCCCCTATACGACGAATTCGTCTATCTCAGATTTCGGGCCCTTTGCTTTTTAGCCGATTGCTGCGGTGAAGATATCAGTGCTTACTGTTAG
- a CDS encoding clan AA aspartic protease, with protein sequence MMFGFVNNNCEAIIKVAVGRIGSPKIAVDAVIDTGFTSFLSLPLSVITDLGLPWYYRDIGTLGDGSEVVFEIYKASVIWNGQEQIIDVAASDADPLVGMGLLYGFKLQIEAIEGGLVTIEALN encoded by the coding sequence ATGATGTTCGGTTTTGTGAATAATAATTGTGAAGCCATCATCAAAGTTGCAGTAGGTCGTATCGGTTCACCCAAAATAGCTGTTGATGCCGTCATTGATACAGGATTCACCAGCTTTTTATCTTTACCGCTTTCTGTTATCACAGATCTTGGCTTGCCTTGGTACTATCGAGATATTGGCACATTAGGCGACGGAAGCGAAGTTGTTTTTGAAATATACAAAGCTTCTGTGATCTGGAATGGTCAGGAGCAAATTATTGATGTAGCAGCTTCTGATGCAGATCCGTTGGTGGGAATGGGTTTATTGTATGGTTTCAAACTTCAGATTGAGGCAATTGAAGGTGGGCTCGTTACAATTGAAGCCTTAAATTAG
- a CDS encoding peptidylprolyl isomerase: protein MFRWIFSCFLAISILLTSCSNSSSVSASASPSASASASVSSTAKASPTKVADASPSASPNSLEAALAKYVQLKGKATVELKLKSGTVKIELDGTNAPLTAGNFADLVKRGLYNGLTFHRVVKEPTPFVAQGGDPLGNGTGNFVDPVTSQTRYIPLEILPEGDKQPVYGEILPPTQKPKLRHNKGAIAMARSQSPNSASCQFYIALDDIYFLDGSYAVFGYVTDGMELVEKIQVGDRIESITITQGEENIKQPV, encoded by the coding sequence ATGTTTCGTTGGATTTTTAGTTGTTTTTTGGCAATCAGCATTCTGCTGACTAGTTGCAGTAACAGTAGCAGTGTTTCTGCAAGTGCATCACCAAGCGCTTCTGCAAGTGCTTCTGTTTCTTCGACTGCTAAGGCATCACCCACTAAAGTTGCTGATGCTTCACCTAGCGCCAGTCCCAATTCTTTAGAAGCTGCCCTTGCGAAGTATGTACAACTTAAAGGTAAGGCGACAGTAGAGCTAAAACTAAAATCAGGGACTGTCAAGATTGAGCTTGATGGTACTAATGCGCCATTGACCGCAGGTAACTTCGCAGATTTGGTTAAACGTGGTCTCTATAACGGTTTAACCTTTCATCGCGTGGTGAAAGAACCTACTCCTTTTGTGGCTCAAGGTGGCGATCCCCTCGGCAATGGTACTGGTAATTTTGTTGATCCAGTCACATCTCAGACTCGATATATTCCCCTTGAAATTCTTCCTGAGGGAGATAAACAGCCTGTCTATGGTGAAATTTTGCCCCCCACCCAGAAACCAAAGTTGCGCCATAACAAAGGCGCGATCGCGATGGCACGCTCTCAGTCTCCTAATTCTGCTTCCTGTCAGTTTTATATTGCCCTTGATGATATTTACTTTCTCGATGGTTCCTACGCTGTATTTGGCTATGTGACCGATGGGATGGAGTTAGTCGAAAAAATTCAAGTTGGCGATCGCATTGAATCGATCACCATTACCCAAGGCGAAGAAAATATCAAACAGCCTGTCTAA
- a CDS encoding IS630 family transposase: protein MATEHPDWTLWQYCEEVAEQTGVSVTTGSMCRFFQRHNITLKKKTYRHEKVKSEAVQQQRCELWEALQGVKAEDLICIDETGVWQGMERSVARSECGKRVFSHRPFYKGQKYTVIGAISVDGIVCLKKIQGSMKGEDFLTFIQDDLVPKLRPEHRIIMDNLNCHKVEGVAKAITETGAKILYLPTYSPDFNPIEMMWSVLKYFIRLLRPQSQKLLQHLINVFPYLLEKDFFKNWFTKCCYCTT from the coding sequence ATTGCGACAGAGCATCCAGATTGGACACTATGGCAGTACTGTGAGGAAGTAGCAGAACAAACAGGAGTATCAGTGACCACGGGCAGTATGTGCCGATTTTTCCAGAGGCATAACATCACGCTAAAAAAAAAGACCTATCGCCATGAAAAGGTAAAAAGTGAGGCAGTACAACAGCAAAGATGTGAATTGTGGGAAGCATTGCAGGGGGTAAAAGCTGAAGATCTTATTTGTATTGATGAAACGGGAGTATGGCAGGGAATGGAACGCTCTGTGGCAAGAAGTGAGTGTGGCAAGAGAGTATTCAGTCATCGTCCCTTTTACAAAGGTCAGAAATACACAGTCATTGGGGCTATTTCGGTCGATGGTATTGTTTGCCTGAAAAAGATTCAGGGTTCAATGAAAGGGGAAGATTTTCTCACCTTTATCCAAGATGACCTAGTACCTAAATTACGTCCTGAACATAGGATAATCATGGATAACCTCAACTGCCATAAAGTTGAGGGGGTCGCAAAAGCAATTACAGAGACAGGCGCTAAGATTTTGTACTTACCCACCTATTCTCCTGATTTTAATCCAATTGAGATGATGTGGTCGGTTCTCAAATATTTTATTAGATTGCTTAGACCTCAGTCTCAAAAACTACTTCAGCATTTAATCAACGTTTTCCCTTACTTGTTAGAAAAAGATTTCTTCAAAAATTGGTTTACTAAGTGTTGTTACTGTACTACTTAA
- a CDS encoding DUF3124 domain-containing protein, protein MKAYLLVSGLVSGLIIAIALTSCSPSNLSQRKDISTNPLTQLKTTVINRAKVVSGQLIYVPIYSHIYHNNSPDRALNLSATLSIRNTDLNNSIAIASVRYYDTKGKLVRQYINQPVELQPLASTEVFIETDDVAGGAGANFIVEWTAEKKVYAPVVEAIMISTASAQGISFTSTGRVLKQYD, encoded by the coding sequence ATGAAAGCATATTTATTAGTTAGTGGATTAGTTAGTGGGCTGATCATAGCGATCGCATTGACATCCTGTTCTCCCTCAAATTTATCTCAAAGAAAGGATATCTCTACTAATCCTTTAACTCAGCTTAAAACTACAGTGATTAATCGTGCCAAGGTGGTGTCAGGGCAGCTCATTTATGTGCCGATCTATTCGCATATTTATCACAACAATAGTCCAGATCGAGCGCTGAATCTGTCAGCTACCCTCAGTATTCGCAATACTGACCTGAATAACTCCATTGCGATCGCCTCGGTGCGTTATTACGACACAAAGGGAAAATTGGTTCGGCAATACATCAATCAACCTGTAGAACTACAACCCCTTGCCTCTACTGAGGTGTTTATTGAAACAGATGATGTTGCTGGAGGTGCAGGCGCAAATTTTATTGTTGAATGGACTGCGGAGAAAAAGGTATATGCCCCTGTAGTTGAAGCCATCATGATTAGCACTGCTTCTGCTCAAGGGATTTCGTTTACTAGTACGGGGCGTGTTCTCAAGCAATACGATTGA
- a CDS encoding BamA/TamA family outer membrane protein, with translation MRINLLVFTAIAASSTLLSNPLLAKAAPARQEIAQAPTPQPTPPPATPTPSTPPTNTPTQPAQPATPPQPPQPTTPTFTLPSNTPAPAPAAEVQVLVGEVAIKTPEGQPPLPPELQQRVYDAIATKPGRTVTKTQLQSDINAIFATGFFSNVQAEPEDTDIGVRVTFFVLPNPVLKSVNTEGTKVLEAGVIDRIFGSQIGKVTNLKDIQTGVKELEKYYQDKGYVLAQIVDIKATPEGNINLVVSEGVIEGIKVAFINEDGKTVDKDGKPVSGNTRDFIITRELTIKEGEIFNKNTVQGDLQKVFALGLFEDLNIGLAPGTDPRKVIVTVNVKERNTGSIAAGAGLSSSTGLFGTVSFQQQNLGGNNQKLGLDIQVGERELLFDLNFTDPWLAGDPYRTSFTANLFNRRLFSYVFDSPVGIGADNDTPRINRLGTGFSFSRPLSSNTTASLGLRYERVSITDSNNAIATVDSLGNPLTSSGTGQDDLLLLQFAYASDQRDNPIKPSSGSVFRIATEQSIPIGLGSIFLNRVRASYSYFIPVNFLNFSEGTQALAFNLQAGTVIGTLPPYEAFQLGGSNSVRGWDEGKIGSGRSFGIFSAEYRFPVFNIVGGVLFFDYGTDLGSASSVPGNPAGARNKPGSGAGYGIGVRVQSPLGAIRVDYGLSSNGGTQFSFGLGEKF, from the coding sequence ATGCGTATAAACTTGCTCGTATTCACAGCCATTGCCGCATCCAGCACATTACTGTCCAATCCTCTGCTGGCAAAGGCTGCCCCTGCACGGCAAGAGATTGCTCAAGCGCCGACTCCGCAGCCAACTCCCCCTCCCGCTACACCAACCCCATCTACGCCCCCAACTAATACTCCAACTCAACCAGCTCAGCCAGCTACACCACCTCAACCACCTCAGCCAACTACACCAACCTTTACGCTCCCATCCAATACTCCTGCCCCAGCACCTGCGGCTGAAGTCCAAGTCCTAGTTGGCGAAGTAGCAATCAAAACACCAGAAGGACAGCCGCCATTGCCTCCTGAACTTCAGCAAAGGGTTTATGATGCGATCGCCACAAAACCTGGTCGCACTGTTACAAAGACGCAACTGCAATCCGATATCAACGCCATATTTGCTACAGGTTTCTTCTCAAATGTCCAAGCTGAGCCAGAAGACACAGATATCGGTGTACGTGTAACCTTCTTTGTCTTACCCAATCCTGTCCTCAAATCCGTCAATACTGAAGGCACAAAGGTATTAGAAGCAGGCGTAATTGATCGAATTTTCGGTTCACAAATTGGCAAGGTTACTAACCTCAAGGATATTCAAACAGGGGTCAAAGAACTCGAAAAGTATTATCAAGATAAAGGCTATGTGCTGGCACAAATTGTTGATATCAAAGCAACCCCTGAAGGCAATATTAATCTCGTCGTATCAGAGGGTGTAATCGAAGGTATCAAGGTCGCCTTCATCAACGAAGATGGCAAAACTGTAGATAAAGATGGTAAGCCAGTTTCAGGTAATACCCGTGATTTCATCATTACCCGTGAATTGACGATTAAAGAAGGTGAAATCTTTAATAAAAATACAGTTCAAGGGGATTTACAAAAGGTCTTTGCGTTAGGACTATTTGAGGATCTCAATATTGGACTTGCCCCTGGTACTGACCCACGTAAGGTCATCGTGACCGTAAACGTCAAGGAACGGAATACAGGTTCGATCGCTGCGGGTGCAGGTTTAAGTTCATCAACAGGGCTATTTGGTACGGTCAGCTTCCAGCAACAAAACCTTGGTGGTAATAACCAAAAGCTGGGCTTGGATATCCAAGTGGGCGAACGGGAATTGTTATTTGACCTCAACTTTACTGATCCTTGGCTAGCGGGTGATCCCTATCGCACCTCGTTTACAGCTAACCTTTTTAACCGCCGCCTATTTAGCTATGTTTTTGATAGTCCTGTGGGCATTGGCGCAGATAATGATACCCCTAGGATTAACCGCCTTGGTACAGGTTTCAGCTTTTCGCGCCCCTTAAGCAGCAACACAACAGCTTCCCTCGGTTTGCGCTACGAACGAGTCAGCATCACCGATAGTAACAATGCGATCGCCACAGTTGACTCCTTGGGCAATCCGCTGACTTCTAGTGGTACTGGTCAGGATGATTTACTATTGCTGCAATTTGCCTATGCTAGCGATCAGCGCGATAACCCCATTAAGCCTTCTTCTGGTTCCGTATTTCGGATCGCAACCGAACAATCAATTCCGATAGGTTTAGGCTCCATTTTCTTAAATCGTGTCAGGGCAAGCTATAGCTACTTTATCCCCGTCAACTTTTTGAACTTCTCTGAAGGTACACAGGCTCTTGCTTTTAACCTGCAAGCAGGAACCGTCATTGGGACTTTGCCCCCCTATGAAGCATTTCAACTCGGTGGTAGTAACTCAGTACGTGGCTGGGATGAAGGCAAAATCGGTAGCGGTCGCAGCTTTGGCATCTTCTCAGCAGAATATCGCTTCCCTGTCTTCAATATCGTAGGTGGCGTACTATTCTTTGACTACGGCACTGATTTAGGCTCAGCATCATCGGTTCCAGGCAATCCTGCGGGAGCCAGAAATAAACCAGGTAGTGGTGCGGGTTATGGCATTGGCGTGCGCGTACAGTCACCCCTTGGCGCAATTCGGGTGGACTACGGCTTATCGTCTAACGGTGGCACTCAGTTTAGCTTTGGTCTAGGAGAAAAATTCTAG